A genomic stretch from Natronomonas gomsonensis includes:
- a CDS encoding HNH endonuclease, which translates to MSDAPSLQSTGEGYEYVRCRANGADDTVYIHRLLYVAEHGFDALPAHYEVHHRQSVPWLNVPGNLVAVEPEAHSRHHLHDDSLASSP; encoded by the coding sequence GTGAGTGACGCCCCGTCGCTCCAGTCCACCGGCGAGGGCTACGAGTACGTTCGGTGCCGTGCGAACGGTGCCGACGATACGGTCTACATCCACCGGCTTCTGTACGTTGCGGAACACGGCTTCGATGCTCTCCCTGCTCACTACGAGGTGCATCACCGGCAGTCTGTACCCTGGCTGAACGTTCCCGGTAACCTCGTTGCAGTCGAACCGGAGGCCCATTCGCGGCATCATCTGCACGACGATTCTCTTGCTTCCTCTCCATGA